One Chroococcidiopsis sp. TS-821 genomic window carries:
- the psbC gene encoding photosystem II reaction center protein CP43, with the protein MGGGRDQESTGFAWWAGNARLINLSGKLLGAHVAHAGLIVFWAGAMTLFEVAHFIPEKPMYEQGLILLPHLAAQGWGVGPGGEVINTFPYFVVGVLHLISSAVLGFGGIYHAIRGPETLEEYSSFFGYDWKDKNKMTSIIGFHLIILGCGALLLVIKAMFVGGLYDTWAPGGGDVRVITNPTLNPAVIFGYVLKSPFGGEGSIVSVNNLEDVVGGHIWVALLLISGGIFHILTKPFAWARRAFIWSGEAYLSYSLGALSLMAFIATCYVWFNNTVYPSEFYGPTGPEASQAQALTFLIRDQRLGANVGSAQGPTGLGKYLMRSPTGEIIFGGETMRFWDVRAPWLEPLRGPNGLDLDKIKNDIQPWQARRAAEYMTHAPLGSINSVGGVATEINSFNYVSPRSWLAAFHFIMFFFFLVGHLWHAGRARAAVAGFEKGINRENEPVLAMGELD; encoded by the coding sequence ATGGGCGGCGGTCGCGACCAAGAATCGACCGGTTTTGCCTGGTGGGCAGGTAATGCCCGTTTAATTAACCTATCTGGTAAGTTACTGGGTGCTCACGTTGCTCATGCTGGTTTGATTGTATTCTGGGCAGGGGCGATGACTTTGTTTGAAGTCGCGCACTTCATTCCAGAAAAGCCAATGTATGAGCAAGGACTCATTTTGTTACCTCACCTTGCTGCACAAGGCTGGGGTGTAGGTCCTGGTGGTGAGGTGATTAACACATTTCCTTATTTTGTCGTTGGTGTACTCCACCTTATTTCTTCAGCTGTTCTTGGATTTGGTGGTATCTACCACGCGATTCGCGGTCCAGAAACCTTAGAAGAATATTCTTCGTTCTTCGGTTACGACTGGAAAGATAAGAACAAAATGACCAGCATTATTGGTTTCCACCTCATCATTCTTGGATGTGGTGCGCTGTTGCTGGTAATTAAAGCCATGTTTGTGGGTGGTCTTTATGACACCTGGGCACCTGGCGGTGGCGACGTACGCGTGATCACAAACCCGACACTGAATCCAGCAGTCATCTTTGGCTACGTGCTCAAGTCTCCGTTTGGCGGTGAAGGTTCGATTGTCAGTGTAAACAACCTAGAAGATGTTGTTGGCGGTCACATTTGGGTCGCGTTACTACTGATTTCTGGTGGTATTTTCCACATTTTGACTAAGCCTTTTGCTTGGGCGCGCCGCGCTTTCATTTGGTCAGGAGAAGCTTACCTATCTTACAGCTTAGGTGCTTTGTCCTTGATGGCGTTTATTGCCACTTGCTACGTTTGGTTTAACAACACTGTTTATCCCAGCGAGTTCTACGGTCCTACAGGTCCAGAAGCATCGCAAGCTCAAGCACTGACCTTCTTAATTCGCGACCAGCGCTTAGGTGCTAACGTTGGCTCTGCGCAAGGTCCTACAGGTTTGGGTAAATACTTGATGCGCTCCCCCACTGGTGAAATCATCTTTGGTGGTGAAACAATGCGCTTCTGGGATGTCCGTGCGCCTTGGTTAGAGCCGCTACGCGGTCCTAATGGTCTTGATTTAGATAAGATCAAGAACGATATTCAGCCTTGGCAAGCTCGTCGTGCAGCTGAGTACATGACGCATGCACCTCTAGGTTCGATCAACTCTGTAGGTGGTGTAGCAACCGAGATCAACTCTTTTAACTATGTATCTCCACGTTCTTGGCTAGCTGCCTTCCACTTTATTATGTTCTTCTTCTTCCTTGTAGGTCACTTGTGGCATGCAGGTCGCGCAAGAGCAGCAGTGGCTGGCTTTGAAAAAGGTATTAACCGCGAAAATGAGCCAGTATTGGCCATGGGTGAACTTGACTAA
- a CDS encoding PCP reductase family protein has protein sequence MNDFESIGALQWTPEAKAKLKNIPFFARTQAKARIEQLARVSGQQVVTVELVEQARVEFGQ, from the coding sequence ATGAACGACTTTGAATCTATAGGAGCTTTGCAATGGACACCTGAAGCCAAAGCCAAGCTTAAAAACATTCCTTTTTTTGCGCGAACTCAAGCTAAAGCACGAATTGAGCAATTAGCCCGTGTATCGGGGCAACAAGTTGTCACAGTAGAGTTGGTTGAGCAAGCACGAGTAGAATTTGGTCAGTAG